A stretch of Candidatus Schekmanbacteria bacterium DNA encodes these proteins:
- a CDS encoding tetratricopeptide repeat protein codes for MAKKENKNGNKKTKLPIFLLLIIAMVIIIPLITSNLTLNPFNAVKTLAYRISLIIFISIYLIKKAFSRETVIYNSPLLIPLSIFIIIALFSAVNMTNKYVFFDALSELILSAIFSFIIIQELKNEDFKIIAIVSSIVGTLVSSIAIYQYFTAESFNLANSVRSTLGHSNFLAHYLIIIIPLTLSLILSSLKKIYMALYSIFFIIQITALAVTFARGGWIACIISTIIFAFLSTNISVKNKSLIIKRIIAVLIITILITGGIAATKPHVLEALFIPFKEMKKVASGEESEFKYKIITILVRLEMWKGTIDMIKSNPIFGVGLGNYWIVAQKYRTPNELKMDYDMLKWAHNDILQIGAETGFFGMIAFIFLLYSIFKTSYKKIIEYEGEKKIILAGFICALAATVIHSQVSFNFFKTVPIMYFWITAAFLSGKGKKEFKISLPQRNFVKVLVTLVFVAFSIAGIYIYSSQFIGEAYFSKSERYSMKKEWEKSIPLLKKALSFSPNNAKFRYALALSYFKTGNFKDSIKQCNKALSLTPYVSDINRLLGYAYNELGNVYFAKKKYSKALNEYNKVIEISLARMQLKLRPHEVGILVNELANAYYNRGNLYKLIGDYIKAKEDYEEALHYNPQHYLASKGLARINLLLKTAERPQPE; via the coding sequence TTGGCAAAGAAAGAAAATAAGAACGGAAACAAAAAAACAAAGCTGCCTATCTTTTTACTCCTCATCATTGCAATGGTCATCATAATTCCTCTAATTACATCAAATCTGACCTTAAATCCTTTCAATGCAGTCAAAACACTTGCTTATAGGATTTCGTTGATAATTTTTATATCAATTTATTTGATAAAAAAAGCATTTTCACGCGAAACTGTTATATACAATTCACCTCTTTTGATTCCTCTTTCAATTTTTATTATTATCGCTCTCTTTTCAGCAGTAAATATGACAAACAAGTATGTTTTTTTTGATGCACTTTCAGAACTTATCCTTTCAGCAATTTTTTCTTTTATTATAATACAAGAGTTAAAAAACGAAGACTTTAAAATAATTGCCATAGTTTCATCAATTGTAGGGACATTGGTATCTTCCATAGCAATATATCAGTATTTCACAGCCGAATCATTTAATCTTGCAAATTCGGTTAGGTCAACTCTTGGCCACAGCAATTTTTTGGCTCATTATCTTATCATCATAATACCGCTTACTCTTTCTTTAATCTTATCATCACTAAAGAAAATTTATATGGCTTTGTATTCCATATTTTTCATAATACAAATAACTGCCCTCGCAGTTACTTTTGCACGCGGAGGATGGATTGCCTGTATCATCAGTACAATTATTTTCGCTTTTCTGAGCACTAATATATCCGTAAAAAACAAATCCCTCATTATAAAAAGAATCATTGCTGTCCTTATAATTACCATCCTCATAACAGGAGGAATAGCTGCAACGAAACCTCATGTTTTGGAAGCGCTTTTTATACCTTTCAAGGAAATGAAGAAGGTTGCATCAGGAGAAGAAAGTGAATTCAAATACAAGATTATTACCATTCTCGTCCGCCTTGAAATGTGGAAAGGCACTATTGATATGATTAAATCAAACCCAATATTTGGTGTTGGATTGGGCAATTACTGGATTGTTGCACAAAAATACAGAACACCCAATGAGCTAAAAATGGATTACGATATGCTCAAATGGGCACATAACGACATCCTTCAAATAGGTGCAGAAACAGGATTTTTTGGTATGATTGCCTTCATTTTCCTATTGTATAGTATTTTCAAGACATCTTATAAAAAAATAATAGAATATGAAGGAGAAAAAAAGATTATCCTTGCCGGTTTTATCTGCGCTCTTGCCGCAACTGTTATTCATTCACAGGTAAGCTTCAATTTCTTCAAAACTGTACCTATAATGTATTTTTGGATTACTGCGGCTTTTTTGTCTGGAAAAGGAAAAAAAGAATTCAAAATTTCTCTTCCTCAAAGAAATTTTGTCAAAGTATTAGTCACGCTTGTATTTGTAGCTTTTTCTATTGCAGGCATCTATATATATTCATCACAATTCATAGGAGAAGCTTATTTCTCAAAATCAGAAAGATATTCAATGAAAAAAGAATGGGAAAAATCAATACCTCTTCTCAAAAAAGCGCTATCTTTCTCTCCCAACAATGCCAAGTTTAGATATGCACTCGCTCTAAGTTATTTTAAAACGGGCAATTTCAAAGACTCTATCAAACAATGCAATAAAGCGCTATCTCTCACTCCTTATGTTTCTGACATCAACCGCCTGTTAGGTTATGCCTATAACGAACTTGGCAATGTTTATTTCGCCAAAAAGAAATATTCAAAGGCACTAAATGAGTATAATAAAGTGATCGAAATATCGTTGGCTCGAATGCAATTGAAACTTAGGCCTCATGAAGTTGGAATTTTAGTAAACGAGCTTGCAAATGCCTACTATAATAGAGGAAATCTCTATAAGCTCATAGGCGACTATATCAAAGCAAAAGAAGACTATGAAGAAGCCCTTCATTACAACCCTCAACACTATCTTGCTTCAAAAGGGCTTGCAAGAATCAATCTACTTTTAAAAACCGCGGAAAGGCCTCAACCTGAATAA